The following coding sequences are from one Epinephelus fuscoguttatus linkage group LG7, E.fuscoguttatus.final_Chr_v1 window:
- the zgc:195245 gene encoding protein FAM107B, giving the protein MEGSAAKKKPGYGHHKKETSVGRTSLSRQSIADCSGDELTQPKKLNGSSVEPPSYHNLHRELLLSHKRGLLLEEKPELKRVLEQRRLELHKGEEMARQQPSDLEQELRKRQQKLQEYEQEEIRRRENQQKIPEFVRVKDNLRRTQTSEQ; this is encoded by the exons ATGGAGGGGTCAGCTGCAAAAAAA AAACCAGGATATGGACATCACAAAAAAG AGACGTCTGTTGGCCGCACATCTCTGTCCCGTCAGTCCATAGCAGACTGCAGTGGTGACGAGCTGACTCAGCCGAAAAAACTTAACGGTTCCTCAGTGGAGCCGCCGAGCTACCATAACCTGCACCgggagctgctgctcagccaTAAACG TGgcctgctgctggaggagaaaCCAGAGCTGAAGCGAGTGTTGGAGCAGCGCAGACTGGAGCTCCATAAGGGAGAGGAGATGGCCCGACAGCAGCCCTCAGACCTGGAGCAGGAGCTCCGCAAGAGGCAGCAGAAGCTGCAAGAG TATGAGCAGGAGGAGATCAGGCGGCGAGAGAACCAGCAGAAGATCCCAGAGTTTGTCCGTGTGAAGGACAACCTGAGGCGGACACAGACGTCTGAGCAGTGA
- the inavaa gene encoding innate immunity activator protein: MTAIESKEEISDTDSGIIVHSGPDSPTSPVKDLTTNTKALKLKHQSLEERLELCLLELRKLCIREAELTGKLPSDYPLMPEEKPPRVRRRIGASFKLDEGLIHLDKQDSELQVLETDLALQRQIYEAARKLSLEDNLSKPQRKSRLQQCKREEKKVKTLQEAVFQQRIKSECNSPCISISASQNKDLSMSDDSSLSDVVALDDDVDSPIPLSPPVMGTSYSDPLQLSDTTLQSSLQSSSQLSVEYERSPIQNSPWKESSLDQPYQKATKPLSACSSRSSSPAGTQVSAETSIIPLSQFIKNAALRHNHSTSAPSTPELHVRRQYSQSFRLPKSKTPADKEHLSSENNRGRARLPQRRCVADFKVRSPEYSPLRPYQSSSEDSSSEHSSSSYISSPGRDRPTEIPKLCPPPYGFHFGAQKKGHSSFSSSHKNNNQSQPSPGYIRAMAEDGPLSPQDLDMGTCFISSPPPVTHSPQPRQWQEGASSPRRILKPPPPYTRLVRTPSLKEYPNHAIRLMPREIVSEELKSWHQRNQLQKLRPSCVDQQSPLSVKSPTSPHLPPFKQGSGNVILQRAADGTPMQWFIAEDSEIVSQV; encoded by the exons ATGACAGCCATCGAGAGTAAAGAGGAGATCAGTGACACTGACAGTGGGATTATCGTGCACTCTG GTCCAGACAGCCCCACGTCCCCGGTGAAAGACCTGACCACCAACACCAAAGCCCTGAAGCTGAAGCACCAGTCTCTGGAGGAGCGTCTGGAGCTCTGCCTGCTGGAGCTCAGGAAGCTCTGCATCAGGGAGGCA GAGCTGACAGGTAAACTGCCCTCAGACTATCCTCTGATGCCCGAAGAGAAGCCACCTCGCGTCAGAAGGAGAATTGGAGCCTCCTTCAAGCTTGACGAAGGTCTGATCCATCTGGATAAACAG GATTCAGAGTTGCAAGTGCTGGAAACTGACTTGGCCCTGCAGCGGCAGATTTACGAAGCGGCCCGCAAGCTCTCCCTGGAGGACAATCTCAGTAAGCCACAGAGGAAGAGCCGGCTGCAGCAGTgcaagagggaggagaagaaggtGAAGACGCTGCAGGAGGCCGTGTTCCAGCAAAGGATCAAAAGCGAGTGCAACTCACCGTGCATCAGCATCTCAGCCAGCCAAAACAAAG ATCTGAGCATGTCTGACGACAGTTCCCTGTCTGATGTGGTGGCCCTGGATGATG ATGTGGACTCGCccatccctctgtctcctccagtGATGGGCACTTCCTATTCAGACCCCCTCCAGCTGTCAGACACGACTCTTCAGTCGTCCTTACAATCATCAAGCCAGCTCAGTGTGGAGTACGAGCGCTCTCCCATCCAGAACTCTCCTTGGAAAGAGTCCAGTCTGGATCAGCCCTACCAGAAGGCCACAAAACCTCTGTCTGCTTGCAGCAGCAGGTCCAG TAGTCCAGCAGGAACCCAGGTGTCTGCAGAGACCAGCATCATTCCTCTGTCTCAGTTTATAAAGAACGCAGCCCTGCGTCACAACCACTCCACCAGCGCCCCCTCCACCCCAGAGCTGCATGTACGCCGACAATACTCTCAGTCCTTCAG ACTTCCTAAAAGTAAGACACCTGCTGACAAGGAGCACCTCAGCTCAGAGAACAATCGAGGGCGAGCCAGACTGCCCCAGCGGCGCTGCGTAGCTGACTTTAAGGTGCGCTCTCCAGAGTACTCCCCCTTGCGTCCTTACCAGTCCAGCTCAGAGGACAGCAGCTCGGAGCACTCGTCCTCCTCCTATATTAGCTCTCCAGGCAGGGACAGACCCACTGAGATTCCGAAGCTCTGCCCACCGCCTTATGGATTCCACTTTGGCGCACAAAAGAAAGGGCACTCCAGCTTCTCCAGCTCACATAAGAACAACAACCAGTCTCAGCCGAGCCCTGGCTACATCAGGGCAATGGCAGAAGATGGCCCCCTCTCCCCTCAAGACCTGGACATGGGAACATGCTtcatctcctcccctcctcctgtgACACACAGCCCTCAGCCAAGACAGTGGCAAGAGGGAGCATCGTCTCCAAGGAGAATCCTAAAGCCCCCTCCACCTTACACCAGGCTGGTGCGAACGCCCTCACTGAAGGAGTACCCAAACCACGCCATCAGACTGATGCCCAGGGAGATCGTGTCAGAGGAGTTGAAGTCCTGGCATCAGAGGAATCAGCTGCAGAAGTTACGTCCGAGCTGCGTGGATCAGCAGAGCCCCCTGAGTGTCAAGAGCCCCACTTCACCTCATCTGCCTCCATTTAAACAG GGTTCGGGTAATGTGATcctccagagagctgcagacgGGACTCCAATGCAGTGGTTCATTGCAGAGGATTCTGAGATCGTGAGCCAGGTGTAA
- the si:ch211-163l21.11 gene encoding inositol 1,4,5-triphosphate receptor associated 2: MTAQPDAETNSYSPPTMLGSEDSDEESSQEERPVINWNELSIIERVGLNSVEMSERDLETAFSQIAMAFRCDQYTLKQRLQAEEHARNLAEENIQLELTRGRETLEMLKGLCLDSKRSKILQRLELSLDILAGTVERISNTAEVLGAVHQEARVSHAVELMVAHVENLKRRHERDAAELEEAKKTIQQQTSCRSIIDGRASPDQDDSGGRKKNSQQFFQNSGRRRVSMSLIPSQIQEALKGEVKKPAAPPRSFSKESFLTCSSAPLSSKFSCPAVTKDDDYSVDDRPVDPDETPSEALAAAEPAPPPNPNINPTPECLPSKQLAIRKIHKKSSSMDTLRHRHKGKAELSKKKAEKDKKSTNIYQQLSVWVCVETSSSDSLVVPLSLGAPLRVPVCAFECRDINSLLVEAS; encoded by the exons AATCCAGTCAAGAGGAGCGGCCAGTCATAAACTGGAATGAACTGTCCATCATAGAGCGTGTAGGCCTCAACAG TGTGGAGATGTCAGAAAGAGATCTGGAG ACGGCCTTCTCTCAGATCGCTATGGCCTTTCGCTGTGACCAGTACACCCTGAAGCAGAGGCTGCAGGCGGAGGAGCACGCCCGCAACCTGGCTGAGGAGAACATCCAGCTGGAGCTGACCAGAGGCAGGGAGACCCTGGAG atgcTGAAGGGCCTGTGTCTGGACAGTAAGCGCAGTAAGATCCTGCAGAGGCTGGAGCTGTCTCTGGACATCCTGGCTGGGACTGTGGAGCGAATCTCCAACACAGCAGAGGTGCTTGGTGCTGTACACCAG GAGGCCCGGGTTAGTCATGCCGTGGAGCTGATGGTGGCTCATGTGGAGAATCTAAAGAGGCGACACGAGAGAGATGCGGCAGAGCTGGAGGAGGCCAAGAAGACCATCCAGCAGCAGACCTCCTGCAGAAGCATCATTGacggcagagcatcaccag ATCAAGATGACAGTGGGGGCAGAAAGAAAAACTCTCAGCAG TTCTTCCAAAACAGTGGTCGTCGCAGAGTCAGTATGTCACTGATTCCCAGTCAAATCCAG GAAGCTTTAAAAGGAGAAGTAAAGAAGCCAGCCGCTCCTCCGAGGTCCTTCAGCAAGGAGTCCTTCCTCACCTGCTCGTCTGCCCCCCTGAGCTCCAAGTTCAGCTGCCCTGCTGTTACCAAGGACGACGACTACTCAGTAGATGACAG GCCAGTGGATCCAGATGAAACTCCGTCTGAAGCTCTAGCTGCTgctgagcctgctccacctcccaACCCCAACATCAACCCCACCCCAGAGTGCCTCCCATCAAAACAACTGGCCATCAGAAAGATACACAAGAAAAG CTCCTCTATGGATACTCTGCGACACAGACACAAGGGCAAAGCTGAGctatcaaagaaaaaagcagaaaagGATAAAAAGAGCACGAATATTTACCAACAACTTTCT GTGTGGGTCTGTGTGGAGACATCGTCCTCTGACTCACTGGTTGTACCGTTGTCGCTGGGCGCTCCTCTGCGTGTACCTGTTTGTGCTTTTGAGTGTCGTGACATTAACTCTCTTCTTGTGGAAGCATCATGA